TCCCCTCTGATATACCTGAATATAAAATTCCTGAATCTGAAAAAAAGAACAATGCTATCTGGATTGTCAAACTTCTTGTGCTATCTGGAATGGCTGCTACCAATGGTGAAGCCCGTCGGCTTATTGAAGGCGGAGGCGTGTATATTGACGGGAATAAAGTTGAAAGCGCAGATACTGAAATTCAATGCAATTCCTCATTTATCATTAAAGTAGGAAAAAGAAGATTTGTAAAAATTCTACCGTAACTTTAAGACTTGCCGTATACTAATTTTTTTTAGTAACTATTATAGATAAACTATGTCAGAATATAGTGATAATGAGCTTATTGACAAGATATTAGCCGGTGATACCGATGCGTATGCAGATATTATTACACGATACCAGGATAAAATATTCAGGTATGTCTATACACGTGTCTATGATTACGATGAGGCGTGCGATATGACACAGGATATATTTCTTATAACCATGGAATCGTTAAAAACATTCAGAAAAGAATCTCAATTTTCAACATGGCTTTTTAGTATAGCGGTAAATTACTGTAAAAACCACAAAAGAAAGCACCGGCACAAAGTGTACTCCATCAGTAATTCTGACGATGAAATGGAAATTCAAATCCCTGATGTACGCCAAAATCAAGAAGAACTTGTCATTACCAATGAGTCATTGCACATTATGCTTGAAGAGCTTTATAAACTCCCTGATGACTATCGCGATATTCTGGTATTAAGGGATATAGAGGGAGAATCATATTCAACCATAGCTCATATGTTAAACTTAAGCCTTGCAAATGTTAAGGTACGCATACACCGGGGTCGTGAGATGCTAAAATCTCGTTTGCAGCAAAGGGGGCTTTTATGAATCACATACCTGTTCATAAGCTTTCTGAATTTATTGACGGTATACTTGATACCCGGGAGAAGGATGCCATTCTTACACATATAGCAGAATGCCCCGAATGTCACAAAAACCTTATGCAACTAAAAAAAATGCTGGCTATGCTATCATGTTTAAAAGCTGTTTCTATGCCTTCAACTTTTACAACTACCACTATGGAAAAAGTGAAAAGGCAGTATTTCCAAAAACGATTTTATCGTTCAATTCGCGGTTCGGTTATAGCTGCTGTTGTTCTTGTGGCAATTATCACTATGTTGCCAAATTCAATAAAACATGATCAATTCACCAATCAAGTAGTCCACAAAAAAGATACTTCTCCCAGGTTAGATTGTATTATCCCCACCAATATGGATCTTAACACGGCTATGATGGTCATTCAACAGTATAATACAAAAGTGCTGGATTATTCAAACTCGTATATCATAGTTGAATCTGATGTAAAAAGCTTTTCTTCTATTCAGCAAATAATTAATAATTATGACAGCTATCGCCCCAATGCTATAGCAAATGTAGGAATAAATCATATCACTAAAATAAACAATAAATTCCCGCAGCTTACGCATGCAAATAAAAAGAAGTATGTTTTTCGTTTGCAGCTACGCTAAAAACTAAATCTTACTTTTGGGATTGCAATGTTTTAATAGCCTGTATAAAATCATTATAAAAATCAATTAAAAGGTCGCCTTTGCGTAATTGCCTGAATTGCGGTACCTTGCCCTGCTGTATTTCTTTACAATAATTCCGCATCACATAAATTGGCCCCGCAATTTTATGAGTAAGATATACACCATAGACAAAAAGAAGTACTGCCTGAAGTATAGTAATCCCTATAGCACAATATAACAGTATGAGGTTATTGTTTTTAATTGACTGTAATATACCTAAATTTTCCCTGAATGTTTTTTCACCAGCCATTACTACCGGGTTGTTTTTATCCATCAGTGCTGGTGTTGTCATAAACATTTCTATGAGGCTTTCTTGATTGCCTGTGATCTTAGCTATGAAATTGGTATTCTGATACACAAAAAATAACAGTAGTAGCGAAAAACAGGTTAATAATATTAACGGAATGACCAGCATTTTAGAGGCGATAGTAACCTGGATTGGCCTGTCTATAAGGTAATGTTTTCTTTGTTTTGACATATTCCTTTCCTCTACATAGTGATTATTAATGAAAAGTGCGATATAACATACAACCGTACCAATTGCTGATGATATTACACTATAAATTAATCTACGTCAACAATGTTTTCATAATTTACTATTTAAACTTGACAATGTAATAATTACCACTACTATAACTACAACACCTTCCAATGGAGGAATAGGTTATGATAACCTTAAGTTTGATTGGCTCACTTTTGGCCTCTATCATGCTGGTATTTACCATAGTATATGGATTATATAAAAATTTCAGGGACAGAGTGCTGCGTTATTACTCATATTTTGGTTTATGTGCCTTTGGTATCCTTTTCACGATGTTTTTAACATACGCATTTCCCAACCAACTTGATCTTACATTGATCAATAAAATAACTCAGGCGTCCACAGTCCTTACCTTTTCGGCTCTTTTTGTTCTATCCCTGATTTTCCCAAAAACCGAAAAACAGGTCCCCTTTATGGTGATTGTCATTATTCTTATTCCTGCATATATAATTGCCTATATAGCAGTATTTACTGACATGAACATCACTGCAGCATATTTTAAAGATGGTAAGTTAGTTCGTGAATTCAGATTTTTTTACACCGTGTATTTATCTGTAGCTTTTGGATATGTTATTTTGGGTGTTATCAACTTCATCCGCAAATATATTACTACCCAGGTAGAATTATATAAAAA
This is a stretch of genomic DNA from Spirochaetota bacterium. It encodes these proteins:
- a CDS encoding RNA polymerase sigma factor, producing MSEYSDNELIDKILAGDTDAYADIITRYQDKIFRYVYTRVYDYDEACDMTQDIFLITMESLKTFRKESQFSTWLFSIAVNYCKNHKRKHRHKVYSISNSDDEMEIQIPDVRQNQEELVITNESLHIMLEELYKLPDDYRDILVLRDIEGESYSTIAHMLNLSLANVKVRIHRGREMLKSRLQQRGLL
- a CDS encoding zf-HC2 domain-containing protein encodes the protein MNHIPVHKLSEFIDGILDTREKDAILTHIAECPECHKNLMQLKKMLAMLSCLKAVSMPSTFTTTTMEKVKRQYFQKRFYRSIRGSVIAAVVLVAIITMLPNSIKHDQFTNQVVHKKDTSPRLDCIIPTNMDLNTAMMVIQQYNTKVLDYSNSYIIVESDVKSFSSIQQIINNYDSYRPNAIANVGINHITKINNKFPQLTHANKKKYVFRLQLR